The following are encoded in a window of Salinigranum halophilum genomic DNA:
- a CDS encoding aldehyde ferredoxin oxidoreductase family protein yields the protein MSSGPPTRVLRVDLSTGTVTSDSLPPSVRRRFLGGKGIGAYTLYRELAPGTDPLSPANVLVLAVGPLTGLLPGEPRCVAVTKSPLSGTFTDSYVGGSFAARLPNALGDHVAVVVEGRATEPTVVRLSDGAATLHSTDQWGRSISETNRALDGSTACIGPAGEHRVRYATLGTDGGDHQAGRGGVGAVAGSKRLKAVVADGDPRTPASVGAEAVSVAETYDRAFHESDTGRWLDASGTMETLDFANEVGVLPTRGWQADRFEGSERIGIDAVRAAATARERDGDFRVSTSRSDSAVTDDHEDAVSDDGHSTVPRGATPMVLGAGLGIDDFEAVVALGDRCDRLGMDVISAANAVAWAVRASDAGHLDDVETPPLAFGDPGAAEALLTRLATRDGELADALADGVDAAAARFGGDDLVPTVKSVALPAYDPRGSLAMALAYATSDRGACHRRARPVIAEVFATETWSHAERAEAVTAEQTLRSALWCLVADDFVGETLSDYGADLLAAVGLEYEPNELLDLGERVWTLTRLFNVREGFTRDEDRLPTPVRQPSADDVREGVDPATFDDLLSTYYRVREWDTEGRPTRALLERLDLAALVDDATPVPTETAADADRDDGTGTTDDEPGRDA from the coding sequence ATGTCTTCGGGCCCACCGACGCGAGTGCTTCGCGTCGACCTCTCCACCGGCACCGTGACGAGCGACTCGCTCCCGCCGTCGGTCCGTCGTCGGTTCCTCGGAGGGAAGGGTATCGGAGCCTACACCCTCTATCGTGAACTGGCGCCAGGAACCGACCCGCTCTCGCCCGCCAACGTGCTCGTTCTCGCCGTCGGCCCGCTCACCGGACTCCTGCCGGGCGAACCCCGCTGTGTCGCCGTCACGAAGTCGCCGCTGTCGGGGACCTTCACCGACTCGTACGTCGGCGGTTCGTTCGCCGCACGCCTCCCGAACGCGCTCGGAGACCACGTCGCCGTCGTCGTCGAAGGACGGGCGACGGAGCCGACGGTCGTTCGACTCTCCGATGGAGCGGCGACGCTCCACTCCACCGACCAGTGGGGTCGGTCCATCTCCGAGACGAACCGCGCGCTCGACGGGTCGACCGCCTGTATCGGCCCCGCCGGTGAACACCGCGTCCGCTACGCGACGCTGGGCACCGACGGCGGCGACCACCAGGCCGGACGGGGCGGCGTCGGTGCCGTCGCGGGGTCGAAGCGGCTCAAGGCGGTCGTCGCCGACGGCGACCCACGCACTCCGGCGAGTGTCGGGGCCGAGGCTGTGTCGGTCGCCGAGACCTACGACCGGGCGTTCCACGAGAGCGACACCGGGCGCTGGCTCGACGCGAGCGGGACGATGGAGACGCTCGACTTCGCCAACGAGGTCGGAGTGCTCCCGACCCGCGGCTGGCAGGCGGACCGGTTCGAGGGGAGCGAACGCATCGGCATCGACGCAGTTCGTGCCGCGGCGACCGCCCGCGAGCGTGACGGCGACTTCCGCGTCTCGACGTCCCGCTCCGACTCCGCCGTCACTGACGACCACGAGGACGCCGTCAGCGACGACGGGCACTCCACTGTCCCGCGTGGGGCGACACCGATGGTGCTCGGGGCCGGCCTCGGTATCGACGACTTCGAGGCCGTCGTCGCACTCGGTGACCGCTGTGACCGGCTCGGGATGGACGTCATCAGCGCCGCTAACGCGGTCGCCTGGGCGGTCCGCGCGTCGGACGCCGGGCACCTCGACGACGTAGAGACGCCGCCGCTCGCGTTCGGTGACCCCGGGGCGGCCGAGGCGCTCCTCACCCGTCTCGCCACTCGCGACGGCGAACTCGCCGACGCGCTCGCCGATGGCGTCGACGCTGCGGCCGCCCGATTCGGCGGCGACGACCTCGTCCCCACGGTGAAGTCGGTCGCCCTCCCCGCGTACGACCCCCGTGGTTCGCTGGCGATGGCGCTCGCGTACGCCACGAGCGACCGGGGGGCCTGTCACCGCCGCGCCCGGCCGGTCATCGCGGAAGTGTTCGCGACGGAGACGTGGTCTCACGCCGAGCGTGCGGAGGCGGTCACCGCCGAGCAGACGCTGCGCTCTGCGCTCTGGTGTCTCGTCGCCGACGACTTCGTCGGCGAGACGCTCTCGGACTACGGGGCCGACCTGCTGGCGGCAGTGGGACTGGAGTACGAGCCGAACGAGTTGCTCGACCTCGGCGAGCGCGTCTGGACGCTCACGCGCCTGTTCAACGTCCGTGAAGGGTTCACCCGCGACGAGGACCGCCTCCCCACGCCCGTGCGACAGCCCTCCGCGGACGACGTCCGTGAGGGGGTCGACCCCGCCACGTTCGACGACCTGCTGTCGACGTACTACCGGGTCCGCGAGTGGGACACCGAGGGTCGACCGACCCGGGCACTCCTCGAGCGGCTCGACCTCGCAGCCCTCGTCGACGACGCGACGCCCGTCCCGACCGAGACGGCGGCCGACGCCGACAGGGACGACGGGACCGGGACGACGGACGACGAACCGGGACGTGACGCGTAG
- the mobA gene encoding molybdenum cofactor guanylyltransferase produces MRSAVIVAGGRSTRFGDRDKAVADLGGVPMIRRVAERLAETCDRFVVNCRADQRDAIETAMAGLDPTVALDTDPDRGPVAGIARGLRAVDAEYAAVVACDMPFVDPAFVAYLFDRAAGHDAAVPRPGEWYEPMQAVYRTGAMADACDAALAAADGQEPRILTPIEALDCVVVGGDEVAAHATSDTFDNLNTAAEFHAANERFTPGE; encoded by the coding sequence ATGCGCAGTGCCGTCATCGTCGCCGGGGGCCGCTCGACTCGCTTCGGCGACCGCGACAAGGCCGTCGCCGACCTCGGCGGCGTCCCGATGATTCGCCGGGTCGCCGAGCGACTCGCCGAGACGTGTGACCGCTTCGTCGTCAACTGTCGGGCGGACCAGCGCGACGCCATCGAAACCGCGATGGCGGGGCTGGACCCGACGGTCGCGCTCGACACCGACCCCGACAGGGGGCCCGTCGCCGGAATCGCGAGGGGGCTCCGCGCCGTCGACGCCGAGTACGCCGCCGTCGTCGCCTGCGACATGCCGTTCGTCGACCCCGCTTTCGTCGCGTACCTGTTCGACCGCGCGGCCGGCCACGACGCCGCCGTCCCGCGACCGGGGGAGTGGTACGAGCCGATGCAGGCCGTCTACCGGACGGGGGCGATGGCCGACGCCTGCGACGCCGCGCTCGCCGCAGCCGACGGGCAGGAGCCACGCATCCTCACACCCATCGAGGCCCTCGACTGCGTCGTCGTCGGGGGCGACGAGGTGGCCGCACACGCCACGAGCGACACCTTCGACAACCTCAACACCGCGGCGGAGTTCCACGCGGCGAACGAGCGATTCACGCCGGGCGAGTGA
- the yqeC gene encoding selenium cofactor biosynthesis protein YqeC, translated as MDLPSALAADRRQCVAVVGAGGKKTTLYRLGSALDRAVVTSTVRIPIFDEQVSDVVVTDDPVAALAAHGDGDDAWPLGLVPERERDDRYRGYDPAVVDDLATTHDGPVLVKADGARNRLLKAPDDREPQLPSRADTVLPIASARVVGEPLSTACVHRPERVSALTGVAVGDDLDATAVARVLVNPEGGLKDVPDDARVVAVVNMVDDDALRATGERIAAEALAHSDRLDRVVLTQLLSPDPVVEVFA; from the coding sequence ATGGACCTCCCCTCGGCGCTCGCCGCGGACCGGAGACAGTGCGTCGCGGTCGTCGGTGCTGGCGGCAAGAAGACGACGCTCTACCGGCTCGGTTCGGCGCTCGACCGCGCCGTCGTGACGTCGACCGTACGAATCCCCATCTTCGACGAGCAGGTGTCCGACGTCGTCGTCACGGACGACCCCGTCGCGGCACTCGCCGCACACGGGGACGGTGACGACGCGTGGCCGCTCGGGCTCGTCCCCGAACGCGAGCGCGACGACCGCTACCGCGGCTACGACCCTGCCGTCGTCGACGACCTCGCGACCACACACGACGGGCCGGTGCTCGTGAAGGCCGACGGGGCGCGGAACCGGCTGTTGAAGGCTCCCGACGACCGCGAGCCACAGCTCCCCTCACGGGCCGACACGGTGCTCCCTATCGCCAGCGCGCGCGTCGTCGGCGAACCGCTGTCCACAGCGTGCGTCCACCGCCCCGAACGCGTCTCCGCGCTCACCGGCGTCGCCGTCGGTGACGACCTCGACGCCACAGCGGTCGCCCGCGTCCTCGTCAACCCCGAGGGGGGACTGAAAGACGTCCCCGACGACGCCCGCGTCGTCGCCGTCGTGAACATGGTCGACGACGACGCGCTCCGCGCGACCGGCGAGCGAATCGCCGCCGAGGCGCTCGCACACTCGGACAGGCTCGACCGGGTCGTCCTCACCCAACTGCTCTCCCCCGACCCCGTCGTCGAGGTGTTCGCCTGA
- a CDS encoding cobyric acid synthase, with the protein MPTLLVAGTASHAGKSTVAAGLCRLLADRGVDVAPFKAQNMSTNARAVPRATGDGFGEVGVSQYVQARAARVAPTTDHNPVLLKPQGGGESQLLLDGRAVADVAAGRYYDDHWHRARDVAAAAHARLAADHDLVVAEGAGSIAEINLHHRDLSNVETPRFARESDAVGIVIVADIERGGVFAAVVGTLELVPDDLQELVCGVVITKFRGDPSLLDSGLDALESRTGVPVLGVLPYDDPGLPEEDSVSLPRSGTVRGDDDGRADETGVLVVVPRLPHIANYTDLGPLESLPGVRVAYRALDASLDDADAVVIPGTKNSVDDLLALHAHDFGGRLRDFSGPVVGLCGGYQLLGERLTNAALEGTGDDDVVEGLGLLPVETRFDEEKRVVATRLRIDAADGPLGRVRDTVDGYEIHQGRTRATEPVETPFAPVDGDPTAALGAARGRVVGTYLHGLFENRAVRESFVGSLFESNGETWVDASDEVETPYDRAAALVARMDVDALLDAVGVDAD; encoded by the coding sequence ATGCCGACGCTCCTCGTCGCCGGGACCGCGAGCCACGCGGGGAAGTCCACGGTCGCCGCCGGCCTCTGTCGACTCCTCGCCGACCGCGGGGTTGACGTTGCCCCGTTCAAGGCGCAGAACATGAGCACGAACGCCCGCGCCGTCCCCCGCGCGACGGGCGACGGCTTCGGCGAGGTCGGCGTCTCGCAGTACGTCCAGGCGCGGGCCGCCCGGGTCGCCCCGACGACCGACCACAACCCCGTCCTCCTCAAGCCACAGGGCGGCGGCGAGTCCCAACTACTCCTCGACGGCCGCGCCGTCGCGGACGTCGCCGCCGGGAGGTACTACGACGACCACTGGCACCGCGCACGCGACGTCGCGGCCGCGGCGCACGCACGACTCGCCGCCGACCACGACCTCGTCGTCGCCGAGGGTGCCGGCTCCATCGCCGAGATCAACCTCCACCACCGCGACCTCTCGAACGTCGAGACGCCGCGCTTCGCGCGCGAGTCGGACGCCGTCGGTATCGTCATCGTCGCCGACATCGAGCGCGGTGGGGTGTTCGCCGCCGTCGTCGGCACACTCGAACTCGTCCCCGACGACCTCCAGGAACTGGTCTGTGGCGTCGTCATCACGAAGTTCCGCGGTGACCCGTCGCTGCTCGACTCCGGACTCGACGCCCTCGAGTCGCGCACCGGGGTCCCCGTCCTCGGCGTCCTCCCCTACGACGACCCCGGGCTCCCAGAGGAGGACAGCGTCTCGCTTCCCCGGTCGGGGACGGTCCGCGGTGACGACGACGGCCGCGCCGACGAGACGGGCGTGCTCGTGGTCGTCCCGCGTCTCCCCCACATCGCCAACTACACCGACCTCGGTCCGCTCGAGTCGTTGCCCGGTGTCCGGGTCGCCTACCGCGCGCTCGACGCGTCGCTCGACGACGCCGACGCGGTCGTCATCCCGGGGACGAAGAACTCCGTCGACGACCTGCTCGCGCTGCACGCACACGACTTCGGCGGCCGGCTGCGCGACTTCTCGGGCCCCGTCGTCGGACTCTGCGGCGGCTACCAGCTCCTCGGCGAGCGGCTCACGAACGCGGCGCTCGAAGGGACCGGCGACGACGACGTGGTCGAGGGACTCGGGCTGCTCCCCGTCGAGACGCGGTTCGACGAGGAGAAGCGCGTCGTCGCGACGCGACTGCGAATCGACGCCGCGGACGGGCCGCTGGGTCGCGTCCGGGACACCGTCGACGGCTACGAGATCCACCAGGGCCGAACACGGGCGACCGAGCCGGTCGAGACCCCCTTCGCGCCCGTCGACGGCGACCCCACGGCGGCACTCGGCGCTGCCCGGGGGCGCGTCGTGGGCACGTACCTCCACGGCCTGTTCGAGAACCGAGCGGTCCGTGAGTCGTTCGTCGGGTCGCTCTTCGAATCGAACGGCGAGACGTGGGTGGACGCGAGCGACGAGGTGGAGACGCCGTACGACCGCGCGGCCGCGCTGGTCGCTCGGATGGACGTCGACGCACTGCTCGACGCGGTCGGTGTGGACGCCGACTGA
- a CDS encoding cob(I)yrinic acid a,c-diamide adenosyltransferase yields the protein MNDGHASEDPTDTAQADESIEHDTERESTTSDTDSDSSVTPETVRRNTPGRGVSPDARPITPDAPEEFGLVQVWWGDGKGKTTAALGMAARAAGHGFRVHLLQFLKGGADSVEAVRGEYNAIAALPGLTYENLGHYGWAGMADGSDDADHAAQVEAGFERTRELVDCAVEADLSTPFDFDAPPEEGVHLLVLDEVLYAVSMGLLDPDDLVALVEDAPDDLELVLTGGHEEPTYLLEHADLVTEVRKSKHPMDVGQRARRGTEY from the coding sequence ATGAACGACGGTCACGCGAGCGAGGACCCGACCGACACAGCACAGGCGGACGAGAGTATCGAGCACGATACTGAACGAGAGAGCACGACCTCTGATACCGATTCTGACAGCTCGGTCACGCCCGAGACGGTCCGTCGCAACACCCCCGGACGGGGAGTCAGCCCCGACGCACGACCCATCACGCCAGACGCGCCGGAGGAGTTCGGTCTCGTCCAGGTGTGGTGGGGCGACGGTAAGGGGAAGACGACGGCCGCACTCGGCATGGCGGCCCGCGCGGCGGGACACGGCTTCCGTGTCCACCTCCTTCAGTTCCTGAAGGGCGGGGCGGACTCCGTCGAGGCGGTCCGCGGGGAGTACAACGCCATCGCCGCCCTCCCCGGGCTCACCTACGAGAACCTCGGGCACTACGGGTGGGCCGGCATGGCCGATGGGAGCGACGACGCCGACCACGCTGCGCAGGTCGAAGCGGGCTTCGAGCGAACCCGTGAACTCGTCGACTGCGCGGTCGAGGCGGACCTCTCGACGCCCTTCGACTTCGACGCCCCGCCAGAGGAGGGCGTCCACCTGCTCGTCCTCGACGAGGTACTGTACGCCGTCTCGATGGGCCTTCTCGACCCCGACGACCTCGTCGCGCTGGTCGAGGACGCCCCCGACGACCTCGAACTCGTCCTGACGGGGGGCCACGAGGAACCGACCTACCTGCTGGAGCACGCCGACCTCGTCACTGAGGTTCGAAAATCGAAGCATCCGATGGACGTCGGCCAGCGCGCGCGCCGCGGCACCGAGTACTGA
- a CDS encoding DUF7504 family protein, translating to MGDERDSRLGNGRALPSDVLDGPSNVLLMGSPMDSRTLDTGFSLLTASPPERTRVLWVTLLNTPREVVDIWDSYCSVRPDRLRVVIVGGGLSVTDTVDDPAVGAHTVDDPADLTTLGVRVLNALATLETDEDVDLCLRFDSLTTLSQYVSREGLARFLHVLTTRLSDAGVRAHFHLDPMAHDSQTVSTFASIFDTQVRVDDDGLSLSSR from the coding sequence GTGGGAGACGAGAGGGACAGCCGTCTGGGGAACGGTCGAGCACTGCCGAGCGACGTGCTCGACGGCCCCTCAAACGTGCTTCTGATGGGCTCACCGATGGACTCCCGCACGCTCGACACCGGCTTCTCGCTTCTCACTGCCTCTCCACCCGAGCGGACGCGCGTCCTGTGGGTCACGCTTCTCAACACGCCGCGGGAGGTCGTCGACATCTGGGATAGCTACTGTTCGGTCCGCCCCGACAGACTCCGCGTCGTCATCGTCGGCGGCGGCCTCTCGGTCACCGACACCGTCGACGACCCGGCCGTCGGCGCCCACACCGTCGACGACCCGGCCGACCTCACGACGCTCGGCGTCCGCGTGTTGAACGCGCTCGCGACGCTCGAGACCGACGAGGACGTCGACCTCTGTCTGCGGTTCGATTCGCTGACGACGCTCTCGCAGTACGTCAGTCGGGAGGGACTCGCCCGGTTCCTCCACGTCCTCACGACCCGCCTCAGCGACGCCGGCGTCCGCGCGCACTTCCACCTCGACCCGATGGCACACGACAGCCAGACGGTCTCCACCTTCGCGTCCATCTTCGACACTCAGGTCCGCGTCGATGACGATGGACTCTCACTGAGTTCCCGCTGA
- a CDS encoding DUF7504 family protein: MVCFESPVVPSTSRESLGDATSVLLTGPSGDDRVTETGLSFLSSPVPAATHAHWATMLRPPDAMLRAWSTHVGDAPASLTLVEVGETRRGSGSAPVDGPPHSRAHVASPSDLTTLGIRLTEGRAPPATGETRRLWLESLSTLLQYVPLADAFQFVHALHRRLAGTDAAVCYHLDPTVHEVRTVHTFLASCDVWLAIDGDELLTRRRPALDSLSAPERS; encoded by the coding sequence GTGGTCTGCTTCGAATCTCCGGTAGTCCCGTCGACGTCCCGTGAGTCGCTCGGCGACGCCACCAGCGTGCTCCTCACCGGGCCTAGTGGCGACGACCGGGTGACCGAGACGGGGCTCTCGTTCCTCTCGTCACCGGTCCCGGCGGCGACGCACGCCCACTGGGCGACGATGCTCCGCCCTCCCGACGCGATGCTCCGGGCGTGGTCGACCCACGTCGGCGACGCACCCGCGTCACTGACGCTCGTCGAGGTCGGCGAGACCAGACGCGGGTCGGGGTCCGCCCCCGTCGACGGACCTCCACACTCACGGGCCCACGTCGCGTCGCCGTCAGACCTGACGACGCTCGGCATCAGGCTCACCGAGGGTCGGGCGCCGCCGGCGACGGGGGAGACGCGCCGACTGTGGCTCGAGTCGCTCTCGACGCTGCTGCAGTACGTTCCGCTCGCCGACGCGTTCCAGTTCGTCCACGCGCTCCACCGTCGACTCGCGGGCACGGACGCGGCGGTCTGTTACCATCTCGACCCGACCGTCCACGAGGTCCGGACCGTCCACACGTTCCTCGCGAGCTGTGACGTGTGGCTCGCTATCGACGGCGACGAACTCCTGACCCGTCGGCGGCCGGCGCTCGACTCGCTCTCCGCCCCCGAACGCTCCTGA
- a CDS encoding amylo-alpha-1,6-glucosidase, whose amino-acid sequence MTDHGDTEDADVPSRAERRAEAIDVLDANRRDGYTIPSSTLYPFQWSWDSAFIAIGLAGVDPDAAKAEVETLLSATWPNGMLPQIVFWADAEGYFPGPAEWDAGFDDVETSGISQPPVVATAARHVYEVTGDDDFRDRVLDPLDDHLSWWRRERSTDGVVYTRHPWETGMDDSPAWRGPLERFDPGPVEYERADRKSAELADQRPTDWDYDRYVALLQQGRAVGWDESALRDCCPFRVEDVLTNSVYVRACEDLAALYASAGDDAAATTWRDQAAATRAVMRDRLWSDELGLFVSYDRVADEPLLERTVAGLVPVLGGVPTTAQFERLSETLTAEFFDLAYAVPTYVGDDFDPDRYWRGPVWMNTNWLLERGLRRYDATDAADRVRADSLALLDREGFREYFNPRSGEGRGSDDFAWSAALYLEWTTA is encoded by the coding sequence ATGACCGACCACGGCGACACCGAAGACGCCGACGTGCCGTCGCGCGCCGAGCGACGCGCCGAAGCCATCGACGTGCTCGACGCGAACCGCCGCGACGGTTACACGATTCCATCGTCGACGCTCTATCCGTTCCAGTGGAGCTGGGACTCGGCGTTCATCGCTATCGGCCTCGCCGGCGTCGACCCCGACGCGGCGAAGGCGGAGGTCGAGACGCTCCTCTCGGCGACGTGGCCCAACGGGATGCTCCCGCAGATCGTCTTCTGGGCCGACGCCGAGGGCTACTTCCCCGGCCCGGCCGAGTGGGACGCGGGCTTCGACGACGTGGAGACCAGCGGTATCTCACAGCCGCCCGTCGTCGCGACTGCCGCGCGCCACGTGTACGAGGTGACCGGCGACGACGACTTCCGCGACCGGGTCCTCGACCCGCTCGACGACCACCTGTCGTGGTGGCGGCGCGAGCGCTCGACCGACGGCGTCGTCTACACCCGCCACCCCTGGGAGACGGGGATGGACGACTCGCCCGCGTGGCGCGGCCCGCTCGAACGCTTCGACCCCGGGCCGGTCGAGTACGAGCGCGCCGACAGGAAGTCCGCGGAACTCGCCGACCAGCGGCCGACCGACTGGGACTACGACCGCTACGTCGCGCTCCTCCAGCAGGGCCGTGCGGTCGGCTGGGACGAGTCGGCGCTGCGAGACTGCTGTCCCTTCCGCGTCGAGGACGTCCTCACCAATAGCGTCTACGTGCGCGCGTGCGAGGACCTCGCCGCACTCTACGCGAGCGCCGGCGACGACGCCGCGGCCACGACGTGGCGCGACCAAGCCGCAGCGACGCGGGCGGTGATGCGCGACCGGCTCTGGTCGGACGAGTTGGGCCTGTTCGTCTCCTACGACCGCGTCGCCGACGAACCGCTTCTCGAGCGGACGGTCGCCGGGCTCGTCCCCGTTCTCGGCGGGGTTCCCACCACCGCGCAGTTCGAACGGCTCTCCGAGACGCTCACGGCCGAGTTCTTCGACCTCGCGTACGCGGTGCCGACCTACGTGGGTGACGACTTCGACCCCGACCGGTACTGGCGGGGGCCGGTCTGGATGAACACCAACTGGCTCCTCGAACGGGGGCTCCGCCGGTACGACGCGACCGACGCGGCCGACAGGGTCCGCGCCGACAGCCTCGCGCTCCTCGACCGCGAGGGCTTCCGCGAGTACTTCAACCCTCGTTCGGGCGAGGGCCGCGGGAGCGACGACTTCGCCTGGAGCGCGGCGCTGTACCTCGAGTGGACGACCGCCTGA
- a CDS encoding adenosylcobinamide amidohydrolase, whose protein sequence is MFETTVRAGVCRLFRPETRWLSTGWDGGDSVGDVAYNITVPEGWPETDLETYVAARRDEAGFDRPGPTLLTGVDQAHARRARLDGVAAVATAGVSNPASLPVERAVGDEAVDDDPALADEEGHLGTVNVLVGTTRALAPGALPNLLTVAAEAKAATLLAVVGVPGTTTDAVVAACDPDGARAPFSGSATPVGRATRACVRDAVLASLRSRYAGEALPTVESAPYGVVTDVRATVTRL, encoded by the coding sequence GTGTTCGAGACGACGGTCCGTGCGGGCGTCTGCCGACTGTTCCGCCCCGAGACCCGGTGGCTCTCGACCGGCTGGGACGGCGGCGACTCCGTCGGCGACGTCGCGTACAACATCACCGTCCCAGAGGGCTGGCCCGAGACCGACCTCGAGACGTACGTCGCCGCGCGGCGGGACGAGGCCGGCTTCGACCGCCCGGGACCGACACTGCTGACGGGTGTCGACCAGGCACACGCTCGCCGCGCACGGCTCGACGGTGTGGCGGCGGTCGCGACCGCGGGCGTCTCCAACCCGGCGTCGTTGCCGGTCGAGCGGGCCGTCGGTGACGAGGCCGTCGACGACGACCCCGCCCTCGCCGACGAGGAGGGTCACCTCGGCACGGTCAACGTCCTCGTGGGCACCACGCGGGCGCTGGCCCCGGGCGCGCTGCCGAACCTGCTCACCGTCGCCGCCGAGGCGAAGGCCGCGACCCTGCTCGCTGTCGTCGGCGTGCCCGGGACGACCACCGACGCCGTCGTCGCCGCGTGCGACCCCGATGGCGCTCGGGCCCCCTTCTCGGGGAGCGCGACGCCGGTCGGTCGAGCGACGCGCGCGTGCGTCCGCGACGCCGTCCTCGCCAGCCTCCGCTCGCGGTACGCGGGCGAGGCACTTCCGACGGTCGAGAGCGCGCCGTACGGCGTCGTCACGGACGTCCGAGCGACGGTGACGCGGCTGTGA
- the cobD gene encoding threonine-phosphate decarboxylase CobD gives MDPDSLPDAGRAVHGGSSLRLDFSANTNPERPPGVRQVYEAAFDASTRYPDEAYADYRAAAADYVDCAAEEVVPTSGGTEAIRLALATHVSPGDSVLVPTPSFGEYAREVRLQGATPAFVPHDEVLDSTPEHHTAAVVCTPNNPTGELVDPEALADFAARCRRAGTLLVVDEAFLDFTTTESLAGTPGTVVCRSLTKLFGLPGLRMGFACATGDPYERLETARPAWNLSTPAAAVGAHCLRQDAFVERTRERVARERERMCEALVEAGYEVFDSDAPFCLLDVGARSVDSVVEHLAAEDIAVRDCRSFGLANHVRVAVKRSAENDRLLEALARV, from the coding sequence GTGGACCCTGATTCACTTCCCGACGCCGGGCGGGCGGTCCACGGCGGGTCGTCGCTTCGGCTCGACTTCAGTGCCAACACCAACCCCGAGCGTCCGCCGGGGGTCAGACAGGTGTACGAGGCGGCGTTCGACGCCTCGACACGATACCCCGACGAGGCCTACGCCGACTACCGGGCGGCGGCCGCCGACTACGTCGACTGTGCGGCCGAGGAGGTGGTGCCGACGTCGGGCGGTACCGAGGCCATCCGACTGGCGCTCGCGACGCACGTCTCGCCGGGCGACTCCGTCCTCGTCCCGACCCCGAGCTTCGGCGAGTACGCCCGCGAGGTCCGACTCCAGGGGGCCACTCCCGCGTTCGTCCCGCACGACGAGGTGCTCGACTCCACCCCGGAGCACCACACTGCCGCCGTCGTCTGCACGCCGAACAACCCCACGGGCGAACTGGTCGACCCCGAGGCACTCGCCGACTTCGCCGCCCGCTGTCGTCGGGCAGGGACGCTCCTGGTCGTCGACGAGGCGTTCCTCGACTTCACGACGACCGAGTCGCTCGCAGGCACTCCGGGTACCGTCGTCTGCCGCTCGCTGACCAAGCTGTTCGGCCTCCCCGGCCTTCGGATGGGGTTCGCGTGTGCGACGGGTGACCCGTACGAGCGACTCGAGACGGCCCGCCCCGCGTGGAACCTCTCGACGCCCGCCGCCGCCGTCGGCGCGCACTGCCTCCGACAGGACGCGTTCGTCGAGCGCACGCGCGAGCGGGTCGCCCGCGAGCGCGAGCGGATGTGCGAGGCGCTCGTCGAGGCGGGGTACGAGGTGTTCGACTCCGACGCGCCGTTCTGCCTCCTCGACGTCGGCGCGCGGTCCGTCGACTCGGTGGTCGAACACCTCGCCGCGGAGGACATCGCCGTCCGCGACTGTCGGAGCTTCGGGCTGGCGAACCACGTCCGCGTCGCCGTCAAGCGCAGCGCGGAGAACGACAGGCTGCTGGAGGCGCTCGCCCGTGTCTGA